In Vagococcus hydrophili, one DNA window encodes the following:
- the ulaG gene encoding L-ascorbate 6-phosphate lactonase, translating to MSENIHDITKEKWVNSVFPEWGTWLNEEIESEDVKKDTVSMWWLGCTGIWIKSHESTNILCDLWCGSGKRTHGTGMMKKGHQMMRMSGVQKMQPNLRTQPFVLDPFEIKNVDALVVTHIHSDHLDINTAAAVNKNCPDAKFIGPKEVVETWLGWGIPKEKTIVVKPGNKVKVKDIEVVALEAFDRTALVTWDNPEETLRGKVPQDMDLIAVNYLFCTSGGNIYHAGDSHYCNKFAEHGNQYKVDVCLGAYGENPRGITDKVTSVDMLRMAEALNTNVVIPVHYDIWSNFMADPKEITEIWKMKKDRLKYDFKPYIWQVGGKFTYPTNKDDMEFNFYRGFDDAFSVENDTPFPSFL from the coding sequence ATGTCAGAAAATATCCACGATATTACAAAAGAAAAATGGGTTAACTCAGTTTTTCCAGAATGGGGAACATGGTTAAACGAAGAAATAGAGAGTGAAGATGTTAAAAAAGATACTGTTTCTATGTGGTGGTTAGGCTGTACAGGTATTTGGATTAAATCTCATGAATCAACCAATATTTTATGTGATTTATGGTGTGGATCAGGTAAGAGAACTCACGGAACTGGAATGATGAAAAAAGGGCATCAAATGATGCGTATGAGTGGTGTTCAAAAGATGCAACCGAACTTAAGAACGCAACCTTTTGTCTTAGATCCTTTTGAAATCAAAAATGTGGATGCTTTAGTCGTAACACATATTCATTCAGACCATTTAGATATTAATACAGCAGCAGCGGTTAATAAAAATTGTCCAGATGCTAAGTTTATTGGACCTAAAGAAGTTGTTGAAACTTGGTTAGGTTGGGGAATCCCTAAAGAGAAAACGATCGTTGTCAAACCAGGAAATAAAGTGAAAGTCAAAGACATTGAAGTAGTGGCACTTGAGGCGTTTGATAGAACAGCCTTAGTGACTTGGGATAATCCAGAGGAAACGTTGAGAGGCAAAGTTCCTCAAGACATGGATTTAATAGCAGTTAATTATTTATTCTGTACATCAGGTGGAAATATTTATCATGCAGGAGATTCACATTATTGTAATAAATTTGCTGAACATGGCAATCAGTATAAAGTAGACGTTTGTTTAGGTGCTTACGGTGAAAATCCTCGTGGTATCACAGATAAGGTGACTTCAGTTGATATGTTACGTATGGCGGAAGCTTTAAATACGAACGTTGTGATTCCAGTTCATTATGATATTTGGTCAAATTTTATGGCTGATCCAAAAGAAATCACTGAAATTTGGAAAATGAAAAAAGACCGCTTGAAATATGATTTTAAACCTTATATTTGGCAAGTGGGTGGTAAATTTACTTACCCAACCAATAAAGATGATATGGAATTTAATTTCTACCGTGGCTTTGATGATGCCTTCTCTGTAGAAAATGATACACCATTCCCTTCATTCTTATAA
- a CDS encoding PTS ascorbate transporter subunit IIC, with product MGDFFMGIWAYFANNILTQPAYLIGFIVLLGYILLKRPAHECIAGFLKATVGYFILTVGSGGLVNNFRPILVGLKERFNLNAMVTDPYFGQNAVDSGLMETFGKTFGDVMILLLIAFIMNILLVRFQKYTKLRAVFTTGNVQVQQAATAFWIFLFCFPEFGRIEVLIAMGLVLGCYWAVGSNLTVDITQDLTEGAGFAIAHQQMFGVYIFAKLSEWMKKRDEKKGRSKKEHKKLEDIELPGFLSMFNENMVATSLLMLFFFGIILLVLGQDYLIQAEFMKEGQSFFFYIMTTSLNFAVYLAILQLGVRTFVDELTQSFQGISNTILPGAVPGIDVAATFGFGSPNAVTVGFLFGSLGQFLMIGLLILMKSPTIVIAGFIPLFFDNAVIAVFANNRGGIKAACLFPFLSGIIQVGGSALFASWIGLSQYGGYIGMFDWATVWPGFAIIMKVLGVIGIGVVVILLLAIPQLQYRKNPEGYFLIVDDYEAYQEKFNK from the coding sequence ATGGGAGACTTTTTCATGGGAATCTGGGCTTATTTTGCTAACAACATTTTAACCCAGCCTGCTTATCTAATTGGTTTTATTGTTTTACTTGGTTATATTTTACTGAAACGTCCAGCACATGAGTGTATTGCTGGTTTTTTAAAAGCAACAGTGGGTTACTTTATTTTAACCGTCGGCTCAGGAGGTTTAGTTAATAACTTTCGTCCGATTTTAGTTGGACTTAAAGAGAGATTCAATTTAAATGCGATGGTAACAGATCCGTATTTTGGTCAGAATGCTGTCGATTCGGGTTTAATGGAAACATTTGGTAAGACTTTTGGAGACGTGATGATCTTACTTTTAATTGCTTTTATTATGAATATTTTACTTGTGAGATTCCAAAAATATACAAAACTGAGAGCTGTTTTTACAACTGGTAACGTGCAAGTTCAACAAGCAGCAACAGCCTTTTGGATTTTCCTTTTCTGTTTCCCTGAATTTGGGCGTATCGAAGTATTAATTGCTATGGGCTTAGTTCTTGGTTGTTACTGGGCTGTTGGTTCTAATTTGACAGTTGATATTACTCAAGATTTAACAGAAGGTGCTGGTTTTGCGATTGCCCATCAACAAATGTTTGGTGTGTACATCTTCGCAAAACTTTCTGAATGGATGAAGAAACGGGATGAGAAAAAAGGGCGTTCTAAGAAAGAACATAAAAAATTGGAAGATATTGAACTTCCAGGGTTTTTATCTATGTTCAATGAAAATATGGTAGCAACGTCACTTTTGATGTTATTCTTCTTTGGAATTATCCTTCTTGTCTTAGGGCAAGACTACTTGATTCAAGCAGAATTTATGAAAGAAGGGCAAAGTTTCTTCTTCTACATTATGACAACATCACTTAACTTTGCAGTTTATCTAGCTATTTTACAACTAGGTGTTAGAACCTTCGTTGATGAGTTAACACAATCATTTCAAGGTATTTCAAATACAATCTTACCTGGAGCTGTACCTGGTATTGACGTAGCGGCAACATTTGGTTTTGGTTCACCAAACGCTGTAACAGTTGGTTTCTTATTTGGTTCATTAGGACAATTCCTAATGATTGGACTATTAATTTTAATGAAGTCACCAACAATTGTTATCGCAGGCTTTATCCCATTATTCTTTGATAATGCGGTAATTGCTGTATTTGCTAATAACCGTGGCGGAATTAAGGCAGCTTGTCTCTTCCCATTCCTATCAGGGATTATCCAAGTGGGAGGTTCAGCTTTATTTGCCTCATGGATTGGTCTTTCACAGTACGGAGGTTACATTGGAATGTTTGACTGGGCCACAGTTTGGCCAGGATTCGCGATTATCATGAAAGTTTTAGGCGTTATTGGAATTGGCGTTGTTGTGATTCTATTACTTGCTATTCCACAATTACAATATAGAAAAAATCCAGAAGGTTACTTCTTAATTGTTGATGATTATGAAGCATACCAAGAAAAATTTAACAAATAA
- a CDS encoding 3-keto-L-gulonate-6-phosphate decarboxylase UlaD, which produces MTRPNLQIALDHNDLASALADVVKVGEVVDILEVGTILCLQEGHQAISCVRSIFPNKKIVADTKCADAGGTVAKNVADAGADWMTVICCATIPTMEAAKKEVEELQVELYGDWTFEQAAAWHKIGIRQAIYHQSRDALLSGETWGEKDLTKVKKLIEMGFNVSVTGGLDVGTLKLFEGIDVYTFITGRGITAAKDPVQAANDFKNEIIRIWGE; this is translated from the coding sequence ATGACACGACCAAATTTACAAATTGCTTTAGATCATAATGATTTAGCTTCTGCCTTAGCCGATGTGGTTAAGGTAGGAGAAGTGGTTGATATTTTAGAAGTAGGAACTATTCTTTGTTTACAAGAAGGGCACCAAGCTATCTCTTGTGTTAGAAGTATTTTTCCAAATAAAAAAATTGTTGCTGATACAAAATGTGCCGATGCAGGTGGTACGGTTGCTAAAAATGTGGCAGATGCTGGAGCTGACTGGATGACCGTTATCTGTTGTGCAACGATTCCAACCATGGAAGCTGCTAAAAAAGAAGTAGAAGAACTGCAAGTGGAGCTATACGGAGATTGGACCTTTGAGCAAGCTGCTGCATGGCATAAAATTGGTATCAGGCAAGCCATTTATCATCAAAGTCGAGATGCGCTTCTTTCTGGTGAAACTTGGGGAGAGAAAGACTTAACAAAGGTCAAAAAATTAATCGAAATGGGCTTCAATGTGTCGGTAACTGGTGGCTTAGATGTAGGGACTTTAAAATTATTTGAAGGAATTGATGTCTATACATTTATTACAGGTCGAGGGATTACCGCTGCTAAAGATCCAGTTCAGGCCGCTAACGACTTTAAGAATGAGATCATTCGAATTTGGGGTGAGTAA
- a CDS encoding L-ribulose-5-phosphate 3-epimerase, whose product MAQIGIYEKALPKGISWDERLKLTSELGFDFIEMSIDETDERLSRLEMTDEEIEGIRESCKKYNVRINSICLSGHRRFPFGSENLEKREKADELLDKAIILAHKLSISIIQIAGYDVYYEPKSMLSRELFIEGLKKGLKKASQYGIILSIEIMDDPFMSSIEKFLEIKAQIASPFLQVYPDLGNLSAWPENNPARELEKGISSITSIHLKDTLAVSSTSEGKFKDVPFGDGCVDFVGLLSILHRLGYDGTFLIEMWSEKNEDFKDRINEAKDFLYPKLREAGYHV is encoded by the coding sequence ATGGCTCAAATTGGAATTTATGAAAAAGCTCTGCCTAAAGGTATTTCATGGGATGAGCGACTAAAATTAACAAGTGAATTAGGCTTTGATTTTATTGAAATGTCAATCGATGAGACAGATGAACGTCTGTCTCGTCTTGAGATGACTGATGAAGAAATCGAAGGAATTCGTGAGAGTTGTAAAAAATACAATGTTCGAATCAATTCAATTTGCTTAAGTGGTCATCGTCGTTTTCCCTTTGGTTCAGAAAATCTAGAAAAACGTGAAAAAGCAGATGAGCTGTTAGACAAAGCGATTATTTTAGCACATAAACTAAGTATTTCAATCATTCAAATTGCAGGTTACGATGTTTACTATGAACCTAAATCAATGCTTTCAAGAGAATTATTTATTGAAGGACTAAAAAAAGGATTGAAGAAAGCCTCTCAATACGGCATTATTTTATCCATTGAAATTATGGATGATCCTTTTATGAGTTCGATTGAAAAATTCTTAGAAATCAAAGCACAAATTGCGTCTCCCTTCTTACAAGTTTATCCAGATTTAGGAAATTTATCTGCTTGGCCAGAAAACAATCCCGCTAGAGAACTTGAGAAAGGTATTTCAAGCATTACTTCAATTCATTTGAAAGATACTTTAGCAGTCTCATCAACGAGTGAAGGGAAGTTCAAAGATGTTCCTTTTGGAGATGGCTGTGTTGATTTTGTAGGCTTATTATCGATCCTTCATCGTTTAGGTTATGATGGCACATTCTTAATTGAAATGTGGAGTGAGAAAAATGAAGACTTTAAAGATCGAATCAATGAAGCCAAAGATTTCTTATATCCAAAATTAAGAGAGGCGGGATATCATGTCTAG
- a CDS encoding PTS sugar transporter subunit IIA, with amino-acid sequence MLDYFLKNDLVTYSDKEITDWQEAIRESCQNLLAKKIISEVYIDEIISCVKEHGPYIVIVPEVAMPHSSEESQGVFGTAISFTKMKQDIYFEDPEEEKKASLFFTLAAKNPEEHMENIQKLSELLMTDGLIDDLVATKTLEDYKEVMKKYSK; translated from the coding sequence ATGTTAGATTATTTCTTAAAAAATGATTTAGTTACTTATTCAGATAAAGAAATCACGGATTGGCAAGAAGCCATCCGTGAAAGCTGTCAAAATTTACTGGCTAAGAAAATAATTAGTGAGGTCTACATTGATGAAATTATCTCTTGTGTGAAAGAGCACGGACCTTATATCGTAATCGTGCCAGAAGTGGCGATGCCTCACTCATCAGAAGAGAGTCAAGGCGTCTTTGGAACAGCTATTTCATTTACAAAAATGAAGCAAGATATTTACTTTGAAGATCCAGAAGAAGAAAAAAAGGCGAGTTTATTCTTTACTCTTGCTGCTAAAAATCCAGAAGAACATATGGAGAATATTCAAAAATTATCAGAATTATTAATGACGGATGGTTTAATTGATGATTTAGTGGCAACCAAAACATTGGAAGATTATAAGGAAGTAATGAAAAAATACAGTAAATAA
- a CDS encoding DeoR/GlpR family DNA-binding transcription regulator, translated as MRNSIKTINKRMEGILELLQEHGQLTTEELSELLNVSISTIRRDLIVLEEKNDIIRKHGFCLYNFKNKDNFDESGPERLKAMIGAKASELIKNNDSVFINTSSTSLNAIKYTKATNLTVISNNLKLASLKLDAHSSYILTGGELRVPKESLVGDIAFNTINDMNADICIIGCSGVDLESGVTTKILNEAKINKAMIEQTTTTRVLVADHRKIGLTANFKISDLSIFDYLITDEYASPTLLKEYSKLGLKIIQISGF; from the coding sequence ATGAGAAATTCCATAAAAACGATTAATAAGCGAATGGAAGGCATCTTAGAATTACTACAAGAACATGGTCAATTAACTACTGAAGAACTTTCTGAATTGTTAAACGTATCAATTAGTACCATCCGAAGAGATCTAATTGTTTTAGAAGAAAAAAATGACATCATTCGAAAGCACGGGTTTTGTTTGTACAACTTTAAGAACAAAGATAATTTTGATGAATCGGGACCAGAGCGATTAAAAGCAATGATTGGAGCTAAGGCATCGGAACTAATAAAAAACAATGATTCTGTCTTTATCAACACAAGCTCTACTTCTCTCAATGCCATAAAATATACTAAGGCAACTAATTTAACGGTTATTTCTAATAATTTAAAATTAGCTTCTCTGAAATTAGATGCCCACTCTTCCTATATCTTGACTGGTGGGGAACTTAGAGTGCCTAAAGAATCTTTAGTTGGAGATATTGCCTTTAACACCATTAACGACATGAATGCCGATATTTGTATTATTGGCTGCTCTGGTGTCGATCTTGAAAGTGGGGTTACAACTAAAATTCTCAATGAAGCAAAAATCAATAAAGCGATGATTGAACAAACAACCACAACTCGGGTTTTAGTAGCAGATCATCGAAAAATTGGTTTAACTGCTAATTTTAAAATATCTGATTTGAGTATTTTCGATTATTTAATCACAGATGAATACGCCTCTCCGACACTTCTTAAAGAATACTCTAAATTAGGTTTAAAAATAATACAAATATCTGGATTTTAG
- a CDS encoding PTS sugar transporter subunit IIB: protein MRILISCANGSGTSLMMMRSTEKAMKELNIPITKIHHCSISEGKSSAGQYDVVFTPVNFLGMFDQAIKKGVTVVGIKNVMSHKEIGEKFAETELYQKTKK, encoded by the coding sequence ATGAGAATATTAATATCATGTGCCAATGGATCAGGAACGAGTTTAATGATGATGAGAAGTACCGAAAAAGCGATGAAGGAATTAAATATCCCAATAACAAAAATTCATCACTGCTCGATTTCAGAAGGTAAAAGTTCAGCTGGACAGTATGACGTGGTCTTTACCCCTGTTAACTTTTTAGGAATGTTTGATCAAGCGATTAAAAAAGGTGTGACGGTTGTCGGAATTAAAAACGTTATGTCTCATAAAGAAATTGGCGAAAAATTTGCTGAAACAGAACTCTATCAAAAAACTAAAAAATAG